GTACTGACATATGATGGCTATATCTCCCGCGTCACTTACATACAAATACTCAATCCTCCGGTTTTCGGTCCGTCCCTACGCCGCCATgccgtcatcatcaccagctATACAAATAGACCCTCACCAAGATGCGACATTTGATGCGATACGATCAATTGAACTTCAATTGAAGCGTATTAAATAGAGAACGCTCACTCAGTACGGTGCAAGCTATGTGTATAAAATACAGGTGCTCAGCTCATCCAATTCACTCATTACTAGCCACAAAGCCAGGGGACAGCACCCAGCCACACTAACCGCACGTGCGTTTCAACCGACGCACAGGACAAATAGCTATTCTAGAGACGAGAACATGTTATATGTACTCAATTGCAAGGTACAATTCTAGATAGTACAATACTGCGAATTGAAGTATATGCAGTACCAAATAGTTCAATCTCATGAGAACCCGACACTCCCGGTCTATTTCGATCCGTAGATCCACTGCTCCGAGCTATTGGCGAAGACTGATCTTGAGGTTCTTCCTTTGTCCACTTTCTCCGAATATTCGTTTAATCGGACAGTCTGGACAACAGCGTCACAGCTTTCAATCCAATGTCCAGTGCTGGATTTTAATGCAGAGACCCAGGTATCGAAACCCTGATTCACGCGGAACCAGCAAATGGCGAAAAGTACTCGCGATGGCAGGTATAAAATGGCGAACTTCCGAAGTATGAGAAACTGCTCgattttgtttttcttgCTTGACCTATTTTGGGCCGTGGCCCATCCGTCATCTACCGGTGCCGTCCCTTCGCCTTTGGTTTGGACTTCCTTTTGACCACCCCGTCCAGATACAACCTGGGTCCATTGGGGGGACGGGCGTGGCCATTGGCGCGGGTGTATTGGTCGGTACAGAAATGGATTGCTTCATGGACTCTTTCAGGATAGCCTGGTCGGACTCGCTCGCAAGTGGCGTTCTTGGGAAGTACTCCAGTagctcctcctcatccggcCAGTACTCATCGGATCTCCCGGCCTTTCTCAGGGCATCCTCTTCTCAGATTTCGAATAGATCCAAGCTCGCTACTTCAACTCCACTTCTCCAAGAATTCACCCATATCGTAGGCAGCATTCAAACACGACCAGATTGCATGGCACCGTTGTCAGGGAGGACACAAAGTGCACGGCACTGGTTCACTTTATGGACTATACTGGACCCTGAACTCATCCGTCGGTAGTGCTCGTAACACAAGGTCGTCGCTGTTGCTCAGAAGAAAGCTTGAAAACGGCCGTGTAACTGCCAGTCGCTCACAGTGCATCGAGTACTCGAGTACTCCGGTCAATATCGGAACTGCGACGAACCGGTTACACCATAGTGTATTTTGACAGCGAAGGTGTTGTTGGGATGAGAATGTCTGGGTGATGACTGCTCAACCTCGTGATAGCCATAAGGTCACATCTTTGGCCGCATTTTACTAACTGTTCCTGCTTTTCTATTTGAGAGATAGCCACACCACAATTTGGTGCAAAGCATTCTCAAGGATCCCACCATCCCTCTTCACTTCGATCCCCACGAACGTTGGAACTTGACTCATATGATCATTGTACAACCCCAACTCAATAATCAAAGATGGTGCTATATAACCCACGCTTTCTTCTACGAAAACGTCGTATGGGTCAGTCACTCGGTAGAGGTGGGTGATAATTTGGTCTATATGAACCATTATGGGTCAATCGGAACGTTTGCGGGGTGGTAGAAGAAAAGATCCGGAATAGTTCACGTGGGCATCTTCCAAATGTGGAAGACCATCGCTTTCTCCACATATCTGTTCCCAGATGCTTGAGAGTTCCGCAGCCAGAACGCCAGAAGTCGGCTCTTTGGGGGAAATTTCTCTGAATGGCATTGCGGGAGTGGTAATAGGTTGAGCGAGACGGAttttcctgaacatggaaatTCTGTCctctggtttccttttctttgaaGAGTCATGGCGATATGATTTGTGTCAATAGCAGCCCGGGTATCTTGACGCATAACACATCTGTGGCTGGTTAGCGGCCTGCGTGTTATCTCATACAGCTCTATTCATGAATAGATCGACTTGTCAGAGCTTGCTGGCCTACGAGCATACCCCGTCACATGCTTCTGTTACATGGTAAGTATTAGCATCCGTGCTGGTTGAGGATAACATACAAAAGTTTGTGCTATCGAGGCTCTGACCTTTCTTGGATCATCATTTGAGATGTAGCTCTCTCATTGTACTTGTTTACCTTTCTCATACTTTCCAGTTGTTGTTCAGATTGATCGCCGTTCGTCTCGACGCACACTCCATAGTAGTACATGATGTAGGATAATGTTTGCTTCCCTTGCACTCAATGAGATCTCGCCTTGATTGTCTGAGTGATGCTCATGTGCTGATATTGTCCGTCAGTCACGACTAATATCGACCGCGGCATCGTTATTGTTTTCAACCATTTTCCTGCCCCTGGTTTCATGGCAGTACGACTCGTAAATGCTGTTGTCGGTATGCGCATACTGCGTGAGGTGGTTGCAACATCTTTGTCTTCGATATTTGCATCAGAGGCTGCTTCGATGTGCCGGCACATTTGGACTTCTCGCTGCTCATTTTTGCCCAGAATTCGTAATAACTGGGTTGTCACTAATTAGCAGCGACATGTAATCTGTTCCATGTATCTTTCTCTGCCAATACGTATCAGCATGTACATCGTAAATTTGCAGTTGGTGCGTTCAAACATACGTCCCCATTTTCGCAGATCCCTTTGCTTTGAATGCCAAGGTCTGTCGGTTCTGCTATCTCGTACTGCCACCTCAAATGGAGGGCTAATTACCTCTCTCGACGGTTTTGCCACCATCTCTATTGGCAGCAGGAGTAGGACGATACCAGGGTATATGTTACATGATACCCTGATTGCCATTGAAAAAGCGAGCTGTGAGGTGCAAACTTGGGTCACACACGGAGGTGTGAGAGCCACTGCTAGCACGGAAGTTAGCGAAATTGAACGGGAGCTGACTAGTATTTGATATGTATCCTTACACGATCACATCTTTGTAGTGGTCGACGGGTCTGTCGTAGATTAGGTTCCCCGCCTTAGCAATAATGTCACTGTAGAAAGCTTTCGTCCGATTCATTACCGTTCGTCTTATTCGAGGCTGATACTGGTAGATATCGGGTTAAATGGCCGTTGTCGACGTGATGAAAGTTTTGTGTTTGATTTAAATAATGCCCTTGAGACAAACACAAACACAGATCCTTGTGTTAAGAGATGGAAAGCCTTATTATCACCCCTTGGCTGCGTCTCGCGCTCTATAATATCAAAGCATAATGCTCTCATCTTCGCTGTCCGATTTCATTCCCCCCAAGGTGTACCCATAGCCGGTAGAGGTGGCCGCAATGTAATAGACTTGGCCCTAAGCTTAAAGAGGAGGCACCGCCAAATGTTCAACCGCTCTGTGGCTGGCGTGGGTATCTGACTAAACGGCACAAAGATGTGCGTATACGCTTTTTCAAGTTGCATGCACATTCTATGTTCCGTGGATAATGATGACAAAGTCCTCTTGGTACCCTTGCAATCAAATTCACCGAAGCAGCAAACTCCGGTAGAGACATATCGACTCAGTTCATATTATTGGAGTATCTTGTTGTCCATGATTGTCTGTTTCTCTGCTGGTAAAGCTGAAACAGAATGCTTAAGGTCCGTGACGTTTCTCTTGGACTACTTTCTGCGAGCAACCTCTTTTGGCCGGCGAATTCTGTTGATAGTACCCTCTATAGCATCGTTACCTTCCGAGGGAGGCACCACTTTTAATGGGGTTAATTACTTtcaccgctgctgctgcatgaCAAACCATTACAATTGCCCCTGTGGCATGTGTCTGTTCCAAAGTCGTCATCTGCCAGAGCGCGCGTTTTCGAGGAGAGCGAAAGAAAATCTCGACTCCGCGCTGCCTTCTGCCGGTTCCTAGCTTCCTTCGTGAGGCTTTGCTTATCAAATCACGACACCGGAAACCGCATACATTGACGGGCTCTGCAGAGGAAACGTGACGGGAAACGAATAGGTTAATAAATGCACTACACACTCTCAGTGCATGATGCAGGAATCCAATAGCAAGGGCTCTGCTGAATATGGAACATGAGCGGAGCAATTTCTGCCCGCTCAAACTCCTTGTTATCGGAGAGGTTGGGGGTGTGGGGGGGTGCGTTGTCACGGAGAGCGTTTGCGCAAAATGTGCGAAATTGGAGAGAGAAGGACAAGTGTATGCGACTTTCGTTGAGCTTTGGCTGCCTCCGTCTTTGTTTTCATCCGTTGCACTTCCTCGCGTAGCTGTCAATCTAGATATGCAACGATAGCAAGACGAAAATACCCTTGACGAGCATACTAAGCGTCAAAGGAGAGAAAACGACCATGTCGTCACTGTCAGGGTGTTTCTAGACATGTTTTGTCAGAACCTAAATATCAAGCCACTCAGTGTGCGTGTATAACATACCAATATCGGCGCGTGTATTGTGCGTTCCATGTATATGCCTGACAATCTGCAGTTGAAAAGCATAACCATCTCTGCCAGCAGCACGGTTAATGACCATAGCAATACAACATCTGCTTCATTGCTCAGAAGATATGTCTTTCCCACGGCTAGCATAAATGTATTATCATCCACCAATGAGGATGATAGCCAGTGTATAATATGAGCCAGGAAAGATAAGCGACGGAAGATCGGAAAGACATGGCATACTTCAGTCCAGCCACCCCGAAACGGCCTGAGGAGATGGTTCTGTACTTCTATCAGTTACTTGCAGCAAGCATCCGGTCTATTTTCCGTTGTTATGTATATTCCAGGTAATTGAAAAGGGGCCAGTTTTATAAAGCCAAAAAGCCTCTGGGTATCTCCCTTGGGATCCGACCGTTCGTGCCATGTAGTGAAGGCATTCTCATATGCTGATAGTGACTGGACCAGTGCTATCAGCCCCATATATTCCTGGGAATATTGGTAATCTGTAGCTTGAGCCCCTTTCATATAACTAGTTGCTTTGTCAGATGCGCATGCAAGTCCGAACGTACAGTGGTGGTCATCAATTTATCTTACAGTTGGCCTGTCATGTTTGTTAGCATGAGGATCATGGATCAGAGTGCCGGAGCTACCTTACCGAGCACTTGCGGTATGGTTTCCAGTTCATGTTCCCGAGAATGTGTTCCACGAGAGCTCGAATTTGCGATAGTCTCTTTCCGACTCGGTGAAGGTTGGATTCAATGATCAGAAGTAAAGGGTGCATATTCGTGCCTATCATTCTTCTTGATAGTGCAGGCATGTCTGTCCCTATCAAGAGCACTTATTTCTGCATACCTGAAGCAAGACAGATTGCTGCATCCGTTACCGAACGTAGACGTGTCAAAAAAAAACTTGTGGCTATCACTCCACTTCTCTCTGCTTCTCATCTATCGGAGCTCAAGCCATAGGTGGCTTTTATGAGATCACAGCAGATCATAACCCATGTGCGAAGATCATGTCGGAAAGGTATGCGTTATGCCAAAAAAGCGTATTCGGCCCGATTGTCAAAGCGAGGACAGTGAGACCGCCGAAATCGCCAGAATATTCTTCCAATCAGTTATATAGGTGCTCAGTTATATAGGTGCGGAAACTATGAACTGCATTGTGTAAGGAGTTTAGTAATAGTCTAGCAGGAATCGCTGTATAAGGGCAATGCAAAGAGTACGTACGTGCTTCTCGTTCCAGCTTAGACTGCAAACGAACAATTTTGTATCAGTGACTTCCAAGGGGTTCTCAGGCCGGTGCGTAATGTTTCAGCGATTTCAGGTCCGAAAAGAACCGAGGTTCGGTTTCTAATGGCACCTACTCATATGAGTGATTTCCAGGCCAATTGGGTATATGTGCGTGATTTCATATAGAACATGACATGGAGGTTACGAGTATCAAAATAATCGTACACTAAAGAGATGCATAGTCAGCAGATGTGTTCGCGAGCAAGAAAGAGGAACAACGTACCAACAGGAACACATGGTGACCGCGCACTTGTGCTTATTGAAGCGGCAGTTGGAACAGAAGGTTATCGGGCGTTTCGCTTCTGATACACGCACGTTGCGCAGGCGATGCTGAAAATCTCTTGATATTATGAGTCTTTGATACAAGGCAAGGCGCAAGGACGCCAAATGCGGTACTCTTAGGTCTCACCAGAGGATCATATTAAAAGCATAATGCTCTTATATACCATCGGTCCGAGTGCTAGGCAGAATGTAACCACAGCTATGGTCCCAGCCCGCCACAGAAGCCAACGGCGCAGGTATGGGGCCCGGATTTGGTGATATATCGTGTAGCTCGTTGCTGGCTCAAGAGTTTCCACGATCCTCTAGCCTCAACGTCGGTGTTGGGCGCCACCGCAGTATAGCATATATAAAGGATATCACAAAGCGACAGATCCCCATCTGTATACAGGAGTTTGCTGCTGGTTCCAAAGCGGGTCCACCGCCGACATTCGCTAATGCGTCCTATATGAACGCTATCTTGTTAGTCAGCTTCTAAAATGACAAAAGTCGAGGTGAACAGTTTACCTCGAATCACATTGCAGCAATGTGAGAGAAGCAGCAATCGTCTGAGTTCGGGGTCATTTTCACCTTTTGATCGATTGCCAAACAAGCATTGCCGAAATTATCTTGTCGTAGAGAGGGCTCAAGGCATACCAAATATGGTAGATAGCATCGTCGTCTCCTAACAAGTGTCACTCTAAGAGAAGGTAGAAATAAGGAATGCCTCAAACGGCATAAGTGTCGTGGTATAATTTCGTAAGGGATAGTAAGTATAAACCGGTATAGCGAAGCGTGGTATAGGATGACCGTATATAGAAAATGCAACCGAGAGAGGCCCCTTGGCAGCGGGAAAGTATCTTCGTTTGAAACTATAGTATATAATAGTGAATAGGTAGTAGAAAACACACCTAGTAGTGAATGTAATATATACTGAACTCATAGAAATATGGTGAAGTTCAGCGTGATGGCTTTAAATTTAAAAGCTCCCTGCCTTTATCTCGATGAAATTCTACCAGGTTCTACAAACGCACAACAAATAGCCATTCCCAttcaccaaaaagaaaacgacaaCCTCCTCCACAACTCCCTTCTCAGCGCCACCGCCATATCCCTCGTCCGCTGCACAGCACCCTTATTCTCAACCGCCCTCCTCAACAAATAATGCAAACACTCCTCCGTCGTCCCCCACGCCAAATACTTGAACACCCCGGGAACATCGTCTCGGGAGTCCATCCGATTCTGCTGCACAAGTCCGCAGCCAATTTCATCCGCCATCCCCTGCAGCTGGCCGAATTCGATTGGGATTGTGGGGGCTCCGGATTTGATCAGCTGGCGATGTAGGGTATATGCTTTGCGGACTGTTTCGGAGTTGTGTGAGGCGACAAAGAGGCGGATGTCGGGGAATTCGCTTTGTTGCTGGCTGGTTGGGAGGGGGTATTTGCGTTGTAGGAGGTTTTCGACAATAGAGTTGTAGTTTGCGTCTGTTTCAGGTTTGGTGTCGTGAATGCGGTCACGGCGGTCGTGTGCGATATACGCTCCGCGGACCAGCTTGATGCCCagcttccatccttcctGCTTGGACAGAAGTAGATGACGCTGTACGTTAGCCTCTGAGTCCTTCAGATACGCCTGGATAGTATTAAAGACCACGGGGCTTTCACCGCGATTAAACTCGCGCATGAGCTCGATCGTCCACACATCAATAGCGGGCTGGAAAACCTGTTGCTCTGCATCAATCCAGAGTCTAGAGTTCTGAGCTGCAGCTGTCTGGCATATTTCCCGCATGGCCTGGTATATGCACTGCGGTATCGCGTCTCCACTAGCCAGCGCATTGAGAGCGATTGGACCAGCGCCGGTGAATCTTTCACTAGATTAGCAGCGATTACAGTCAATGTAGTAATCTGAGACATACTTGACAGCAAGGTAATCCCCCGCACCAATCATACCAAGGGTTCTTAGGTTTCCTCGCTTCCATTCCTCAACAGACCGGAGAGACGCCTCTTCTTGGCTTGTCGACGATGTTGTACTTTCATTTTCCTTGACGACCGTCTCCTTGGCATATCCCATAATAACACCCTTGAACCCTAGTGTCTTGATACCGTGCACCGTCTGCTGCACGCTGCGTTCGTTCTCGCCCGCGCAAAAATGGTTGTATATGGTCATCCGGAGGAGGTGGTTCATCAGTGGGTTCTGCGAGGGATCCAACAACGGTGAAGTAGAGTTAACCACGCGCGTCAACATGGACAAACAGGGGTTCAGGAGCGGCGACGACATAATCGACGTGAAGAGCAGGGATCGAAGCAGAGGCCCTGTCGGCATCGTAGCGAGGGGCGGTTGAGATTGGACATGGGGCTTGTGTCCCTGCGCCGGAGGCTGATACGGAAGTGTCTGAGAATGAACGCCGACGATCCCATATCGATATCTCGTGTTGACATTAGGAAGCTTCGCTC
This region of Aspergillus chevalieri M1 DNA, chromosome 4, nearly complete sequence genomic DNA includes:
- a CDS encoding putative proline oxidase Put1 (COG:E;~EggNog:ENOG410PIS9;~InterPro:IPR002872,IPR015659,IPR029041;~PFAM:PF01619;~SECRETED:SignalP(1-34);~go_function: GO:0004657 - proline dehydrogenase activity [Evidence IEA];~go_process: GO:0006562 - proline catabolic process [Evidence IEA]), with amino-acid sequence MPTGPLLRSLLFTSIMSSPLLNPCLSMLTRVVNSTSPLLDPSQNPLMNHLLRMTIYNHFCAGENERSVQQTVHGIKTLGFKGVIMGYAKETVVKENESTTSSTSQEEASLRSVEEWKRGNLRTLGMIGAGDYLAVKFTGAGPIALNALASGDAIPQCIYQAMREICQTAAAQNSRLWIDAEQQVFQPAIDVWTIELMREFNRGESPVVFNTIQAYLKDSEANVQRHLLLSKQEGWKLGIKLVRGAYIAHDRRDRIHDTKPETDANYNSIVENLLQRKYPLPTSQQQSEFPDIRLFVASHNSETVRKAYTLHRQLIKSGAPTIPIEFGQLQGMADEIGCGLVQQNRMDSRDDVPGVFKYLAWGTTEECLHYLLRRAVENKGAVQRTRDMAVALRRELWRRLSFSFW